A section of the Parasteatoda tepidariorum isolate YZ-2023 chromosome 6, CAS_Ptep_4.0, whole genome shotgun sequence genome encodes:
- the LOC107451973 gene encoding golgin subfamily A member 7, translating into MAASVNRSESNHREKVQKVFIQRDYSEGTNVKFQTKFPPELEDLIDRHLFEQTINTLNRIYAEAEKTSTTTFCEGCLACLTSYVIYLCMETHYQKCLKRISAYLEDQNETVYLPRGLLITDPIERGLRVIEIAIFVDPSNRA; encoded by the coding sequence ATGGCTGCGTCTGTGAATAGATCCGAAAGTAATCACAGAGAAAAAGTGCAGAAAGTATTTATACAACGGGATTATTCTGAAGGAACTAACGTTAAGTTTCAAACCAAATTTCCCCCTGAACTGGAAGATTTAATAGATAGACATTTATTTGAACAGACCATCAATACACTCAATAGAATATACGCAGAAGCTGAGAAAACAAGCACCACAACATTTTGCGAAGGTTGCCTTGCTTGCCTAACTTCATACGTTATTTATTTGTGTATGGAAACTCattatcaaaaatgtttaaaaagaatatcgGCTTACCTTGAAGATCAAAATGAAACTGTATATTTGCCTCGAGGTCTTCTCATCACTGATCCCATAGAGAGAGGACTACGAGTTATAGAGATAGCTATTTTTGTTGATCCTTCTAATCGAGCGTGA